The Notolabrus celidotus isolate fNotCel1 chromosome 6, fNotCel1.pri, whole genome shotgun sequence nucleotide sequence GTGATGTCCACGatgcacacacatttctcttaaCATCTGGTTTACATCTAGTTGTGGACTTCAACTGTGTTGATATAATCATGCTAACTGCCACCGCAATTACGCTAATGCTGGGCTCCAACCCTTGATGTAAGCGTGCTAATTGTCACCGTAATTTACAGAACAGTAAAGGTGTCTCTATCTGAACTTTCTGTGACCACTCCAAGCagtaaaaatgtattgtatAACTTCATGTGAGATACCTCAACCTCCAGaggacacatttaaaatagtagttacttttattgaaaatttgcagttaatgtcttctctgtaatttttttcactttgcaaagtcgttcatcgggccggattggaacccccctggcgggccggttttggcccgcggccTGCATCTTTGACACACCGCCCTCTTCGATGCGCAATGCAGGCTGGGATGAATACCGTCGCGCGAACCGAGCGTCTGTAGCTCAGTAGTTGTTTTTATGCAGTGAActgtacaaaacattttttgaaaaggCTCGTGGACTTCGAGGGGCAAGTCTTTACCCAGAGTAAACAGTTGGAGTCTCCTATCTGAGGGAAGTAGTTATAACCCTGGATGAGGATTACTTGATGGAGAGTTTTCGTTACAGAAACTTTTGACGAAGAGTCGTCTGTGAAGGTAATGTCCTAAAGCTCTTGTTACTGCGTTGCTGTTCGGTTAAAAATTTAATATGTGGCACTACGCTACAGATTTATCTTACATGAATATAAGATGCATATGTACATATGTGTGTTAGcctcattattataataaaaaataggcCTAACTATGCTTTTTTTTAGGATTAAAACTGAATGCCTTCAAGTACCGGTACTCAACCTGATGCTTAAtgtcatttcatattttttttacaacaggcAAGAGGCAAAGGATGTTTCATGAAGTACACTTCTTAAGTTGCAGATCCCGTCCTTCCATTGTCTTCAGGTGAAGAAAGCCAAAACTGCCCATTGCTGTTACTCATTTATGgtactgtgttttttgttttctttagagCAACATGGCCTGTGCAAGAAGAAGGCGGCTGCAGCTGAGTTGGgtcctgtttctcttctctgttgTTCTCTGTTCCCTCTACCAACCAATTATCAGTGCCAGACTGGATGCACCTCTTCCCTTGACTCAGGTTGGGAAGGATTTGGAAGAAGATTCAGCAGGGGAAGTTGAGGAGACTACAAGAGGGGCTCAGGAACTGGAGGATCCTCTTACTGCAACACATACATTCAAGTCCACAGATCAACTGATGACGGAGATGCATTTGGTACATCGACAGGATACCGCAGATTACGAAGCATCCAACCTCACTTTACCAAAAGTAACTGATGTTCATTGTACATCTGTGGCCCCTGAGTCTTTTAACAACACCACTCCTGCTTCTCTGAGAGGAAATCCCCACATTAGGGGGGAATACCCAGAAGATCTCTTTTCTGTTGAAGACCGAAGACGAGGCTGGGTTATCCTCCACATTTTTGGGATGGTTTACATGTTCATTTCACTTGTAATTCTGTGTGATGAGTTCTTCGTCCCTGCTCTTGGCGTAATCACAGACAAGTTAGCCATTCCTGATGATTTAACAGGAGCCACCTTCATGGCTGTTGGAGTCTCTCTTCCTAAGTTTTTTGCCATCCTGATCGGAGTCTTTGTTTCCCacagaaatgttttctttggcACTGTGGTTTGTTCAGCAGTcttcaacattttgtttgtgaTAGGAATATGTGCTTTGTTTTCACGGGAGGTTCTTCGTCTAACCTGGCGGCCACTTTTCAGAGATGTATCCTTCTACATGTTCTGCATCATCTTGGTTATAATCTTCTTCTTGGATAGTGTCATAGAGTGGTGGGAGAGCTTGACTCTGGTGACCTGCTATGTGCTCTATGGGATTTACATCAAGTTTTACATGCAAATACAGCAAGCCTTCAAAACCCAACCCCAAAAACACAAGGTCAATGTGGAAATTATTTCTATCgaggaagaggaaaaggtaAAGACTCCTAAGGCAATATTCAACATTGTCTCTTATTCAAGCATATTTGCTTAGTAGCACAATCTTTGGATTCAGTGGAGTGAATATTTGATCACAAATCTTTGAGAAAAACATGCAGTTTTCTATTTAatgaatacaaaatgaaaatgatggtCTTATGATTGAAacagaaatttttttttctcccagaaATGTGTGAGTGAAGATCTGGATTGCCCAGAAGGCTCTACAAATGCTATAATTGGTGAAGATGGCAGTGATCGTGACCTCAAGGTTTGTGTCAAAAATGACTGTGacaatgtaaataaaaagaaagaggaagagaaaagggaTAGACCTCTGTCTTTAGACTGGCCTGACACACGTCTTAAACAAGCCaccttcctcttcctgctgccCATCAACTTCCCCCTGTGGCTTACAGTTCCTGATGTCCGCAAGCAGGTAAAAACCCAGAGACATCCCCATGATCAGCTGATGTGTCTCATATATATCAGCATAGTGGTTTACTGTTTCGTTGTGCACTTTCTCAAACAGAAATCCAGAAAGTTCTTTGTGATCACCTTCCTGGTCTCTATTCTGTGGATAGCTGTTTTCTCCTACTTCATGTTGTGGTGGGCCCATCAGGTCGGTCAATCTAGTCACATTTTGAGATGGAATTTGAGATGCTTTATTTTTGTGGATGGATTTCAGGATTTAAAAAGAACACGTcaaaagcagagataaaaaaaacaaaaaacaaacactgctaTTTTGGCTCACAGAAAGGGTGTTCATTTTAGTTTGGCAAAACACAAGATTGATTCTGTTGCTTCTTTAAACTCTGAACACTGGTTTGCACTTGTAGGTTGGTGAGACTTTTGGCATCTCACATTGGATCATGGCCGTTGTGGCTGCAGAGACGTCCATCCCCGACCTCATTACCAGTGTAATTGTGGTGCGTAAAGGCCTGGGGGACATGACAGTGTCCAGCTCCATGGGCCGTAACATCTTTAGCATCACAGTGTGGTGAGTTAAGAGAGCCTATTGTGTCTTAATTGAAAGAAAATTCGGATTAATTTACGGTATGCTTgtcttctctgtttctttgtctttgtcatcCAAGCCTTCCAGTCCCATGGCTCCTCAACTCTGCATTTCAGGGTTTCGATCCAGTGCCTGTGAACAACAGTGGGTTCTTCTGTGTCATCGGGTTgctccttctccctctgctctATGCCGTCATCTCTATTGCGTTCTGTAAGTGGAAGATGAATAAGGTGCTGGGTTTCACCATGTTACTGTTTTACATGATCTTCCAGTTAACTAGAGTGATG carries:
- the LOC117814027 gene encoding sodium/potassium/calcium exchanger 1; its protein translation is MKKLQIPSFHCLQKCVSEDLDCPEGSTNAIIGEDGSDRDLKVCVKNDCDNVNKKKEEEKRDRPLSLDWPDTRLKQATFLFLLPINFPLWLTVPDVRKQKSRKFFVITFLVSILWIAVFSYFMLWWAHQVGETFGISHWIMAVVAAETSIPDLITSVIVVRKGLGDMTVSSSMGRNIFSITVCLPVPWLLNSAFQGFDPVPVNNSGFFCVIGLLLLPLLYAVISIAFCKWKMNKVLGFTMLLFYMIFQLTRVMFQYRIIVCPV